The Diaphorobacter ruginosibacter genome contains a region encoding:
- a CDS encoding Ig-like domain-containing protein: protein MLLSVENAATRLLGDCRTYFRTASAALLALALAACSGSSGDSAVAVQSGAQSAPATADASAGGGTPVTPKSLSVQGPGLGNLTYTQNELFKPVAWIRRDDQGTPATYAGRKAFGLNAGIMHNGYFLTLFAPDSGLGPGGFLVYDVSNPRSMQLVKRIYEPEGRTSEFREAHSFGVSTIGGKQYVAIATTKGVEFWDFTDVQNAQQVKKLALPTVNAGDYTNVSWQLWWQAPYLYVASSNDGVYIIDASDPANAVIANRGAGKPNPVPTGELGGFRVGPIFSMGNQLVLTSMDNTSGFASLDISDPLNPKVLDSVASHTFYYATCYDGERLFTSVRGAGAKMTAFNLSNRSRFVAEDNRLVMDEQLYCATQDHYVFQGAQYRIHKVDVGNPQQHVEVGRGGMFPAGSSEESHSDHGQVAPFGNLIFVGNDHGSGSAFMVHDTAPDTTPPVVRQVSPANAAQQQVLTSRIGVALSDSILPESVNASTFIVRPQGGAALAGFYSVQLGIVNFSPAQPLQPNTTYEVVLPAGGIKDYARNGIAAEWKSSFTTGNAVNMDLAHHWSLARTLADPVGMSDGSSSASDAFASIGIDLSQRSAGIELADDSVASVLAGTSTLSFYMKTTQVGTASPWTAPGIFGRDQASGSNDVFWGWLDNTGRINLSVGDVSASNPVTKSAQPVNDGQWRHVVMTRDAASGVQSLHVDGVKVTTTGRTGALGLNNRFRTLGQIQGNPVHFKGGLAEVRVYRRVLSDSDIAQLAAVPVVGDPGIGQGAHTVGGTLAFNSPVLGGSAQYSWNFGDGNRSAFSSQPQANHSYATPGHYTVTLTVRTADGLETYYTYPVTVTHPPTALAPTHTTNITGDASQVYSVNPDSGTVTAMDAQSLAKIWEVNVGREPKTLAVGPDGRIWVTVQADDRLVALNAANGSVSASLPLAYGSGPYGVVFTPDRTTGVLTLESKSMLVSFDPTSGAITGSVALTGDVRGVAVSADSKSAYVTRFRSAMNGGQVHKVQLAGMTLQKTLPLRVDTTTVDDESRSRGVPNYLSQIVISPDGLRASLPSKKDNIVRGRARDGNDLLHDRTVRSILTQLDMQGDAEVFGEQLDFDDRAPARAAVYAPRGDFIFVAQMEGNNVAIVDAYSRALRGEIMVEGMSAPHGLHIDATRQRLFVNNFLSRSVSVLDVANVLSGRSGAATLLQTVQTVGAEPFGAAVLRGKKLFYKASDRRMSRDNYMSCASCHADGADDGMVWDFTQRGEGLRRTISLQGRQGAAHGRFHWTANFDEIQDFENDIRNEFEGTGFLSNADFQATAAPLGTPKAGRSSDLDDLAAYVTSLARLPRSPVRNADGSLSASALAGKQVFATAQCASCHSGATMRDGLRHDVGTIRPTSGSGSGQPLAGVGFDTPTLLGVWSNPVFLHDGQADSVLALLAVGHGNAGNLAQGDRVALADYVRSLDTVAPRVRIRSAHSNLCVNIEGKQTASGAAALQYGCGMDANELFDVNTVDDHVQFEARHSRLCLAETLDPASGKSRVVQLACTAGGATQWKSVGATLVNRSSGRCLDVPDLSLVQVPLITYACNGGNNQNWGITQP from the coding sequence ATGCTTTTGTCTGTCGAAAACGCAGCGACGAGGCTGCTTGGGGATTGCAGAACGTATTTCAGAACCGCATCCGCCGCACTGCTTGCGCTGGCGCTGGCGGCCTGCAGCGGATCTTCGGGGGACAGCGCGGTGGCCGTGCAGTCCGGGGCGCAGAGCGCGCCGGCAACGGCCGATGCGAGCGCGGGGGGCGGCACGCCCGTCACGCCCAAGTCCCTGTCGGTGCAGGGGCCGGGCCTGGGCAACCTGACCTACACGCAGAATGAACTGTTCAAGCCGGTGGCATGGATCCGGCGCGATGACCAGGGAACGCCAGCGACCTATGCGGGACGCAAGGCCTTCGGCCTGAATGCGGGCATCATGCACAACGGCTACTTCCTGACGCTGTTCGCTCCCGACAGCGGACTCGGGCCCGGCGGCTTCCTCGTGTATGACGTCTCCAATCCGCGCTCGATGCAGCTCGTCAAGCGCATCTACGAACCCGAAGGGCGCACGTCGGAGTTCCGCGAGGCGCATTCGTTTGGCGTCTCGACCATCGGCGGCAAGCAGTACGTTGCGATCGCCACCACCAAGGGTGTCGAGTTCTGGGACTTCACGGACGTGCAGAACGCACAGCAGGTCAAGAAGCTCGCGCTGCCGACGGTCAATGCCGGCGACTACACCAACGTGAGCTGGCAGCTCTGGTGGCAGGCTCCCTATCTCTATGTCGCCTCATCGAACGACGGCGTATACATCATCGACGCATCGGACCCGGCCAATGCCGTGATCGCCAACCGCGGGGCCGGCAAGCCCAATCCCGTGCCCACGGGCGAGCTGGGAGGCTTTCGCGTAGGCCCGATCTTCAGCATGGGCAACCAGCTCGTGCTCACCTCGATGGACAACACCAGCGGCTTCGCAAGCCTGGACATCTCCGATCCACTGAATCCGAAGGTACTGGACAGCGTTGCCTCGCACACGTTCTACTACGCCACCTGCTATGACGGGGAACGACTGTTCACGTCGGTGCGCGGAGCAGGGGCCAAGATGACGGCCTTCAATCTTTCCAACCGCAGCCGCTTCGTCGCCGAGGACAACCGCCTGGTGATGGACGAGCAGCTCTACTGCGCCACACAGGACCACTATGTGTTCCAGGGCGCGCAGTACCGCATCCACAAGGTCGATGTCGGCAACCCCCAGCAGCATGTCGAGGTGGGGCGCGGCGGCATGTTCCCCGCGGGCTCCAGCGAGGAGTCGCATTCCGACCATGGGCAGGTCGCGCCCTTCGGCAACCTGATCTTCGTGGGCAACGACCACGGATCGGGAAGTGCCTTCATGGTGCACGACACGGCGCCGGACACGACGCCGCCCGTGGTGCGCCAGGTGTCCCCCGCGAACGCCGCGCAGCAGCAGGTGCTGACGTCACGCATCGGTGTGGCGCTCTCGGACAGCATTCTTCCCGAAAGCGTCAACGCAAGCACCTTCATCGTTCGGCCGCAGGGCGGTGCCGCGCTGGCGGGCTTCTACAGCGTGCAGCTGGGCATCGTCAACTTCTCGCCCGCTCAGCCCCTGCAGCCCAACACCACCTATGAAGTGGTGCTGCCCGCAGGCGGCATCAAGGACTACGCCCGCAACGGCATCGCTGCCGAATGGAAGTCCAGTTTCACCACGGGCAATGCCGTGAACATGGACCTTGCGCACCACTGGAGCCTTGCACGCACGCTGGCCGATCCCGTCGGCATGAGCGACGGCAGCAGCAGCGCATCCGACGCCTTTGCCAGCATCGGCATCGATCTCTCGCAGCGCAGCGCGGGCATCGAGCTGGCCGATGACAGCGTGGCCTCCGTGCTCGCCGGGACTTCCACGCTGAGCTTCTACATGAAGACCACCCAGGTGGGCACAGCGTCACCGTGGACGGCGCCGGGCATTTTCGGCCGCGACCAGGCCAGTGGCTCCAACGACGTGTTCTGGGGATGGCTGGACAACACGGGCCGCATCAATCTGTCGGTTGGCGACGTGAGCGCATCGAACCCCGTGACCAAGTCGGCACAGCCCGTCAACGACGGACAGTGGCGGCATGTGGTGATGACGCGCGATGCGGCCTCCGGAGTGCAGTCGCTGCATGTGGATGGCGTGAAGGTGACGACCACGGGGCGCACCGGGGCGCTGGGGCTGAACAACCGCTTCCGCACGCTGGGCCAGATCCAGGGCAACCCGGTCCATTTCAAGGGCGGCCTGGCCGAGGTGCGCGTGTACCGGCGGGTGCTCTCCGACAGCGACATCGCGCAGCTTGCCGCAGTGCCCGTGGTGGGTGATCCCGGCATAGGGCAGGGCGCGCACACGGTCGGCGGCACGCTGGCCTTCAACTCCCCCGTGCTCGGCGGCAGCGCGCAATACAGCTGGAATTTCGGTGACGGGAACCGGTCTGCGTTCAGCTCGCAGCCGCAGGCCAACCACAGCTATGCGACGCCCGGCCACTACACGGTCACGTTGACCGTGCGCACGGCCGACGGCCTGGAGACCTACTACACCTACCCCGTGACCGTGACGCATCCGCCGACCGCGCTGGCGCCAACGCACACCACCAACATCACGGGCGATGCCAGCCAGGTCTACAGCGTGAATCCGGACAGCGGCACGGTGACAGCGATGGACGCGCAGAGCCTCGCGAAGATCTGGGAGGTGAACGTGGGCCGCGAGCCCAAGACGCTCGCCGTGGGCCCGGACGGTCGCATCTGGGTGACGGTGCAGGCCGACGACCGGCTGGTGGCGCTCAACGCGGCGAACGGCAGCGTGTCCGCCAGCCTGCCGCTGGCCTACGGTAGCGGCCCCTACGGCGTGGTGTTCACGCCCGACCGCACCACAGGCGTGCTGACGTTGGAGAGCAAGTCGATGCTTGTGAGCTTCGACCCGACCAGCGGTGCGATCACCGGCTCCGTCGCACTGACGGGCGATGTGCGCGGTGTCGCCGTGAGCGCGGATTCCAAGTCGGCCTACGTGACCCGCTTCCGCTCGGCCATGAACGGAGGCCAGGTGCACAAGGTGCAGCTGGCGGGCATGACGCTGCAGAAGACCTTGCCGCTGCGGGTGGACACCACCACGGTGGATGACGAGAGCCGCTCGCGCGGCGTGCCCAACTACCTGAGCCAGATCGTCATATCGCCGGACGGGTTGCGCGCCAGCCTGCCGTCCAAGAAGGACAACATCGTGCGTGGCCGGGCCCGGGACGGCAACGACCTGCTGCATGACCGCACGGTGCGTTCCATCCTCACGCAACTGGACATGCAGGGCGATGCGGAAGTCTTCGGCGAGCAGCTCGATTTCGACGACCGTGCGCCGGCGCGCGCCGCCGTTTACGCTCCGCGCGGCGACTTCATCTTCGTGGCGCAGATGGAGGGCAACAACGTGGCCATCGTGGATGCCTACAGCCGGGCACTGCGCGGCGAGATCATGGTGGAGGGCATGTCGGCGCCCCATGGCCTGCACATCGATGCGACGCGGCAGCGGCTGTTCGTGAACAACTTCCTCTCGCGCTCCGTCTCGGTGCTCGACGTGGCGAACGTCCTGTCCGGGCGCAGCGGTGCGGCCACGCTGTTGCAGACCGTGCAGACCGTGGGTGCGGAGCCGTTCGGCGCGGCAGTGCTGCGCGGCAAGAAGCTGTTCTACAAGGCATCGGACCGCCGCATGAGCCGTGACAACTACATGTCGTGCGCGAGCTGCCACGCCGACGGCGCGGATGACGGCATGGTCTGGGACTTCACGCAGCGCGGCGAGGGCCTGAGGCGCACGATTTCGCTGCAGGGACGGCAGGGTGCGGCACACGGCCGGTTCCACTGGACAGCGAATTTCGATGAAATCCAGGACTTCGAGAACGACATCCGCAACGAGTTCGAGGGCACGGGCTTCCTGAGCAACGCGGACTTCCAGGCCACCGCCGCGCCGCTGGGCACGCCCAAGGCAGGCCGCAGCAGCGACCTGGACGATCTGGCTGCCTACGTGACCAGCCTGGCGCGCCTGCCGCGCAGCCCTGTGCGCAACGCGGACGGAAGCCTGAGTGCCAGCGCATTGGCGGGCAAGCAGGTCTTCGCCACGGCGCAGTGCGCCAGTTGCCACAGCGGCGCGACGATGCGGGATGGCCTGCGGCACGATGTGGGCACGATCCGGCCAACGTCGGGCAGCGGCTCCGGCCAGCCGCTCGCGGGCGTCGGCTTCGACACACCGACGCTGCTGGGCGTCTGGAGCAACCCGGTGTTCCTCCATGATGGCCAGGCCGACTCCGTCCTGGCGCTGCTGGCGGTGGGGCACGGCAATGCCGGCAACCTGGCGCAGGGCGACCGTGTGGCGCTGGCCGACTATGTGCGCTCGCTCGATACGGTCGCACCGCGCGTGCGGATCCGCTCGGCGCACAGCAATCTGTGCGTGAACATCGAAGGCAAGCAGACCGCGTCGGGTGCGGCGGCCCTCCAGTATGGCTGCGGCATGGACGCCAATGAACTGTTCGATGTGAACACCGTGGACGATCACGTCCAGTTCGAGGCGCGGCACAGCAGGCTGTGTCTTGCCGAGACGCTCGACCCGGCCAGCGGGAAGTCCAGGGTGGTGCAGCTTGCGTGCACGGCGGGTGGGGCAACGCAATGGAAGAGCGTGGGTGCCACGCTGGTCAATCGCTCGTCGGGACGCTGTCTCGATGTGCCCGACCTGAGCCTGGTCCAGGTGCCGTTGATCACCTATGCCTGCAACGGTGGCAACAACCAGAACTGGGGGATCACGCAGCCTTGA
- a CDS encoding ABC transporter permease — translation MNAPQTAAAHDKEGARKRLGNMREAGLLIIIVALCVVMSFASPHFLTWDNIRAMLLSFSIEGIVVVGMTVLMIVGGIDLSVGSVVCFAMVVTGKLFLMGVDPWTASLIAIACCAMIGAMIGGCVTGIGLSHFIASLAFMVIVRGLCLALTQGTPQSLFSLPPEFKFIGQGSIGGMPVVILIFAVLVIVSDFLLRRASLLRKVFYTGSNEKAALYSGIRTGHVKFWVTVLCSAMAGLAGVIYTARFGAATPTFGTGMELNVIAAVVIGGASLKGGSGTVLGAVLGLALLSVVTSSLILLDVSPYWQDVIKGLILLVAVTLDHLMNVKKVKR, via the coding sequence ATGAACGCGCCGCAGACCGCCGCGGCGCACGACAAGGAGGGCGCGAGAAAGCGCCTGGGCAACATGCGCGAGGCGGGGCTGCTGATCATCATCGTCGCGCTGTGCGTGGTGATGAGCTTCGCATCGCCGCACTTCCTCACCTGGGACAACATCCGCGCGATGCTGCTGTCCTTCAGCATCGAGGGCATCGTCGTCGTGGGCATGACGGTGCTGATGATCGTGGGCGGCATCGACCTGTCCGTCGGATCGGTCGTGTGCTTTGCGATGGTCGTCACCGGCAAGCTGTTTCTCATGGGCGTGGATCCGTGGACGGCGAGCCTGATTGCGATTGCCTGCTGCGCCATGATCGGCGCGATGATCGGTGGCTGTGTCACGGGCATCGGGCTGAGCCACTTCATCGCGTCGCTTGCGTTCATGGTGATAGTGCGCGGCCTGTGCCTGGCGCTCACGCAGGGAACACCGCAGTCGCTGTTCTCGCTGCCGCCCGAGTTCAAGTTCATCGGCCAGGGTTCGATCGGCGGCATGCCGGTCGTGATCCTGATCTTCGCCGTGCTGGTGATCGTGAGCGACTTCCTGCTGCGCCGCGCTTCGCTGCTGCGCAAGGTCTTCTACACCGGCAGCAACGAGAAGGCTGCGCTCTATTCGGGCATCCGCACCGGCCACGTGAAGTTCTGGGTGACGGTACTGTGCTCCGCCATGGCGGGACTCGCGGGAGTGATCTACACCGCGCGCTTCGGCGCGGCGACGCCCACGTTCGGCACCGGCATGGAGCTCAACGTCATCGCGGCCGTGGTGATCGGGGGCGCGAGCCTCAAGGGCGGCTCGGGCACGGTGCTGGGCGCCGTGCTGGGCCTGGCGCTGCTGTCGGTGGTGACCAGCTCGCTCATCCTGCTGGATGTGTCGCCCTATTGGCAGGACGTGATCAAGGGCCTGATCCTGCTGGTGGCGGTGACGCTGGACCATCTCATGAACGTGAAAAAGGTGAAACGATGA
- a CDS encoding aldo/keto reductase, protein MKTVNLGRSGVQCEAVGLGTWAMGGWMWGGNDDAAAIDAIRASLDAGVRMIDSAPAYGLGHAEELVGKALAGRRHDAVIATKCGLVWHVQKGTHFFDEQGKAVYRYLGRDAIAHEVEASLRRLQTDYIDLYITHWQDATTPVAETMEALLALKREGKIRAIGVSNVDAPTLREYLRHGQVDAIQERYSLIDREIESELLPLCRAHDVAVIGYSSLALGLLSGPIDADREFQGDDQRKDNPRFSRENRMSVNRFFAEIEPLRARVGCTFAQLMIAWCTAPERITVALCGARTAAQARENALAGEVRLGAPESALIDAAAARHLAALMP, encoded by the coding sequence ATGAAGACCGTGAATCTGGGACGCTCCGGCGTGCAATGCGAGGCCGTGGGCCTCGGCACCTGGGCGATGGGCGGGTGGATGTGGGGCGGCAACGACGATGCGGCCGCCATCGATGCGATCCGCGCGTCGCTCGATGCCGGCGTGCGCATGATCGACAGCGCGCCGGCCTATGGCCTGGGGCATGCGGAGGAACTGGTCGGCAAGGCGCTTGCCGGACGCCGGCACGATGCGGTGATCGCCACCAAGTGCGGGCTGGTCTGGCATGTGCAGAAAGGCACGCACTTTTTCGACGAACAGGGCAAGGCGGTCTACCGTTACCTGGGGCGCGATGCCATCGCACACGAGGTCGAGGCCAGCCTGAGGCGCCTGCAGACCGACTACATCGATCTCTACATCACCCACTGGCAGGACGCCACCACGCCGGTGGCGGAAACCATGGAGGCGCTGCTTGCGCTCAAGCGCGAAGGAAAGATCCGTGCCATCGGCGTGAGCAACGTGGATGCGCCGACGCTGCGTGAATACCTGCGCCACGGGCAGGTCGATGCCATCCAGGAGCGCTACAGCCTGATCGACCGAGAGATCGAATCGGAGCTCCTGCCACTGTGCCGCGCGCACGATGTGGCGGTGATCGGCTATTCATCGCTTGCACTCGGCCTGCTGTCCGGCCCCATTGATGCCGATCGCGAGTTCCAGGGCGACGACCAGCGCAAGGACAACCCCCGCTTCTCGCGCGAGAACCGCATGAGTGTCAACCGCTTCTTCGCAGAGATCGAGCCGCTGCGCGCGCGCGTGGGCTGCACCTTCGCGCAGTTGATGATCGCATGGTGCACGGCCCCCGAACGCATCACGGTGGCGCTGTGCGGCGCACGTACCGCCGCGCAGGCACGCGAGAACGCGCTGGCTGGCGAGGTCCGGCTGGGTGCGCCGGAGTCCGCGCTGATCGACGCAGCCGCTGCGCGCCACCTGGCCGCGCTGATGCCTTGA
- a CDS encoding sugar ABC transporter ATP-binding protein, translating to MSQETTPLLELRGITKCFGAARALAGVDFTLRRGEIHALCGENGAGKSTLMKIIDGIHAPDSGEIRLDGSPVRIEGPAHAMRLGIGLVHQEIALCGDASVAENIFMSEVVTRGGALMDYAGLNQRARTVLKRLGQDIDPAMQVQELPISSQQLVEIAKALTLDCKVLILDEPTAALTEVESAALFRVLHELRREGMGIIYISHRMAEIFEHCDRATVLRDGRDVQCAELASITPDLLVRAMVGRELGNYYPPKQDELGRRHEPGPLLEVRDLADGERVHGISFELRRGEVLGIAGLMGAGRSELAETVCGLRRSRRGQVLLEGRELVIRRYSDALQHGIAYLSEDRKAAGVFLDLPVAQNIAAMALARVSSRWGLLRHSAQKRLAEELGKRLNLKSHGVECDVASLSGGNQQKVAIAKLLATGPRVLIMDEPTRGVDVGAKSEIHHILRGLADQGVGVIVISSELPEIIGLCDRTLVVRDGVLAGEVMSRDMNEERLLRLASGLSQEEMPI from the coding sequence ATGAGTCAGGAAACGACGCCGCTGCTTGAATTGCGCGGCATCACCAAGTGCTTCGGCGCAGCGCGCGCGCTCGCGGGCGTGGACTTCACGCTGCGCCGCGGCGAGATCCACGCGCTGTGTGGCGAGAACGGCGCGGGCAAGTCCACGCTGATGAAGATCATCGACGGCATCCATGCGCCGGACAGTGGCGAGATCCGGCTCGATGGCTCGCCCGTGCGCATCGAAGGGCCGGCCCATGCGATGCGCCTGGGCATCGGCCTGGTCCATCAGGAGATCGCGCTGTGCGGCGACGCATCGGTGGCCGAGAACATCTTCATGTCGGAGGTGGTCACGCGCGGCGGTGCGCTGATGGACTATGCCGGGCTCAACCAGCGTGCGCGTACCGTGCTGAAGCGGCTGGGGCAGGACATCGATCCGGCCATGCAGGTGCAGGAGCTGCCCATCAGCAGCCAGCAGCTGGTGGAGATCGCCAAGGCGCTCACGCTCGACTGCAAGGTGCTGATCCTGGACGAGCCGACCGCCGCGCTCACCGAGGTGGAATCCGCCGCGCTGTTCCGCGTGCTGCACGAGCTGCGGCGCGAGGGCATGGGCATCATCTACATCAGCCACCGGATGGCCGAGATCTTCGAACACTGTGATCGCGCGACCGTGCTGCGCGATGGCCGCGACGTGCAATGCGCGGAGCTGGCCTCCATCACGCCGGACCTGCTGGTGCGCGCGATGGTCGGCCGCGAGCTGGGCAACTACTACCCGCCCAAGCAGGACGAGCTGGGCCGGCGGCACGAGCCCGGGCCGCTGCTGGAGGTGCGGGATCTTGCGGACGGCGAGCGCGTGCACGGCATCTCGTTCGAGCTGCGGCGCGGCGAGGTGCTGGGCATCGCGGGGCTGATGGGCGCGGGCCGCAGCGAGCTGGCCGAGACCGTCTGCGGATTGCGGCGCAGCCGGCGCGGGCAGGTGCTGCTCGAGGGCCGCGAGCTTGTCATCCGCCGCTACAGCGACGCGCTGCAGCACGGCATTGCCTATCTCAGCGAAGACCGCAAGGCCGCGGGAGTATTCCTGGACCTGCCGGTGGCGCAGAACATCGCGGCCATGGCGCTCGCGCGTGTCAGCTCGCGCTGGGGGCTGCTCCGCCACAGTGCGCAGAAGCGGCTGGCCGAAGAACTCGGCAAGCGGCTGAACCTGAAATCGCACGGCGTGGAATGCGATGTGGCCAGCCTCTCCGGGGGCAACCAGCAGAAGGTGGCCATCGCCAAGCTGCTGGCCACGGGGCCGCGCGTGCTGATCATGGACGAACCCACGCGCGGCGTCGACGTGGGCGCCAAATCCGAAATCCACCACATCCTGCGCGGCCTGGCCGACCAGGGCGTGGGGGTGATCGTCATCTCCTCCGAGCTGCCCGAGATCATCGGGCTGTGCGACCGCACCCTCGTCGTCCGCGACGGCGTGCTGGCGGGCGAGGTGATGTCCCGCGACATGAATGAAGAACGATTGCTGCGCCTGGCTTCGGGGCTCAGCCAAGAGGAGATGCCGATATGA
- a CDS encoding class I fructose-bisphosphate aldolase, whose protein sequence is MMEKQQARLNRLMHKGRCLDIAVDHGVCNEPGFLDGLENMPRVMDQLIGARPDAIQLNYGQSELLQSRPGRDKPALVMRLDMGNPYNATTHRVMWAVLQNEQDPVLPAVQMDAACAVVNLFMLPDEPDLFRQCVKNIARVRADCDRYAMPLMIEPLVMAPNSGRGGYMVDGDAEKIVTLTRLAREMGADIIKADPTTDPLDFHRVVEAARCPVLVRGGGKEDLQQVFERSRVLLDQGAMGMVYGRNVYQHRSPSAVVRALMAMIHDGASAAKAWQQYSAAAESTAVPA, encoded by the coding sequence ATGATGGAGAAACAGCAGGCGCGACTGAACCGCCTGATGCACAAGGGCCGATGCCTCGACATCGCCGTGGACCACGGCGTGTGCAACGAGCCGGGCTTTCTTGACGGACTCGAGAACATGCCCCGCGTGATGGACCAGCTCATCGGGGCACGGCCCGATGCGATCCAGCTGAACTACGGGCAGAGCGAACTGCTGCAAAGCCGCCCGGGGCGCGACAAGCCCGCACTGGTGATGCGCCTGGACATGGGCAACCCCTACAACGCCACGACCCACCGCGTGATGTGGGCCGTGCTGCAGAACGAGCAGGACCCGGTGCTTCCGGCGGTGCAGATGGATGCGGCATGCGCGGTGGTGAACCTGTTCATGCTGCCGGACGAGCCGGACCTCTTCCGCCAGTGCGTGAAGAACATCGCGCGCGTGCGCGCCGATTGCGACCGCTACGCCATGCCGCTGATGATCGAGCCGCTCGTGATGGCCCCCAACTCGGGGCGGGGCGGCTACATGGTGGATGGCGACGCGGAGAAGATCGTCACCCTGACGCGCCTGGCGCGCGAGATGGGGGCCGACATCATCAAGGCCGACCCGACGACCGACCCGCTCGACTTCCACCGCGTGGTGGAGGCGGCGCGCTGCCCGGTGCTGGTGCGCGGCGGCGGCAAGGAGGACCTGCAGCAGGTCTTCGAGCGTTCGCGCGTGCTGCTCGACCAGGGTGCCATGGGCATGGTCTATGGGCGCAATGTCTACCAGCACCGCAGTCCTTCGGCGGTGGTGCGCGCGCTGATGGCCATGATCCACGACGGTGCCAGCGCCGCCAAGGCATGGCAACAGTATTCGGCAGCCGCCGAGAGCACGGCGGTTCCTGCCTGA
- a CDS encoding substrate-binding domain-containing protein, which produces MRRDFLKTAALAGAGVMGGMSGTGAMAQAQAGAGLRGNPGDTYVMNVMVSGVEYWFPVYEMMKQAGRSLGVKTRYSGTPEYDVNKQLASFEQELARKPAGILLHPMNPDPFIEPINRAAAMGIPVVTFAADSPNSKRVSFVTSDNFREGQQAADAIAAAMGGKGEYAVLENPGQDNHDRRVSAFVDRMKTKHPGMKLAGRAASNQDPNKAYQATLSLAQANPNLGAIFMPEANSALGAAQAKVESKKNIRVMCCDVNAKILDMIKSGDVFGSINPNQGVQGYMGMMMLFLARNAQLIDPMNDAKRNGTNPMSVPFLDNGLSVVSKANADDFYWDKYLARRGTKGINE; this is translated from the coding sequence ATGAGGCGTGATTTCTTGAAGACTGCGGCCCTGGCGGGCGCGGGTGTGATGGGCGGAATGTCTGGCACGGGAGCCATGGCACAGGCGCAGGCGGGCGCAGGTCTGCGCGGCAATCCCGGAGATACCTACGTGATGAACGTGATGGTGTCCGGCGTCGAATACTGGTTTCCGGTCTACGAGATGATGAAGCAGGCGGGCCGCTCGCTGGGCGTGAAGACACGCTACAGCGGCACGCCCGAGTACGACGTGAACAAGCAGCTGGCGTCGTTCGAGCAGGAGCTGGCGCGCAAGCCGGCAGGCATCCTGCTGCACCCGATGAACCCCGATCCGTTCATCGAGCCGATCAACCGCGCGGCAGCCATGGGCATCCCCGTGGTGACGTTCGCGGCCGATTCGCCCAATTCCAAGCGCGTGTCGTTCGTCACTTCCGACAATTTCCGTGAAGGACAGCAGGCCGCCGATGCGATCGCAGCGGCCATGGGCGGCAAGGGCGAGTACGCGGTGCTCGAGAACCCGGGGCAGGACAACCACGACCGCCGTGTCTCGGCGTTCGTCGACCGCATGAAGACCAAGCACCCCGGCATGAAGCTCGCGGGCCGTGCCGCCAGCAACCAGGACCCCAACAAGGCCTACCAGGCCACGCTGAGCCTGGCACAGGCCAATCCGAACCTGGGCGCGATCTTCATGCCGGAGGCCAACTCGGCATTGGGTGCCGCGCAGGCCAAGGTCGAGAGCAAGAAGAACATCCGCGTGATGTGCTGCGACGTGAACGCCAAGATCCTCGACATGATCAAGTCGGGCGATGTGTTCGGCTCCATCAACCCCAACCAGGGCGTGCAGGGCTACATGGGCATGATGATGCTGTTCCTCGCGCGGAACGCACAGCTCATCGACCCGATGAACGACGCCAAGCGCAATGGCACGAACCCCATGTCGGTGCCGTTCCTGGACAACGGCCTGTCGGTGGTCAGCAAGGCCAACGCGGACGACTTCTACTGGGACAAGTACCTTGCCCGCCGTGGCACCAAGGGCATCAACGAGTAA